CTTTTGTGAAGAATGACATGAATCCAAGTCCAACACCGTGTTTTTCTTTGAATGTATCTTTGTATTTAGCACGAAGATCCATGATCGGCTGCATGTTAACTTCATTGAATGTCGTTAACATAGCTGTCTCGTTTTTCACTGCTACCAGACGTTTAGCAATGGTTTTACGTAGAGAAGTCATTTTCTCACGACGTTCGTTGCGTGCACCGGCAACTGCAGGAGCTGGTGTAGCAGTAGGAGCTGAAGTTGCTGGTTGAGCTGCTGCAGGTTTAGCACCCGCCTGCGCTTTTTCAGCATCTTCTTTTGTGATACGTCCATCTTTTCCTGTACCTTTTACAGCGGCAGGATCGATTCCTTTTTCTCTTAATATTTTAGCAGCAGCAGGAGATGCTGTACCTGCAGCATATGAATTTTGATCTTCATCGTCTGCAGCCGCTGGCGCAGGTGTAGATGCAGCAGGTTGTGCAGCAGCCTTGGTTTCTTCTGCTTTAGGGGCAGCACCACCACCGGCAGGAGCAGATCCTTCCTCGATTGTACATACTACAGCACCAATTTCTAAAGTATCTCCTTCTTGTGCAATAATTTTCAAGATACCGGCTTTTTCTGCAGGTAATTCGAATGTTGCTTTATCAGATTCCAATTCGGCGATGTTTTCATCCATTTCTACATAATCGCCATCTTGTTTCAACCATTGTGCTAAGGTTACTTCCGTAATCGATTCACCTACGGCTGGTACTTTGATTTCTAAGCTCATATAATCTCTTTTTGTGAACAACAGCTGATGGTAAGACCAGCTGCAGTTTTATGTTTTATTTTTTTAATTCGAATGCTTTATTAATAATGGAAGCTTGTTGGGCAGCGTGTTGTTTCATATACCCTGTTGCTGTACTTCCGCTCTCTTCTCTTGCGATAACAGTCAGGTTCAGATCTGAACCATTGAATTTACGCAAATAGAATGGCCATGCTCCCATATTCTCGTTTTCTTCCTGTACCCAGATAAATTCTGCTTTTGCATATTTCTTACGCAATGCAGCGATCTGATCGAAGGCTACAGGGAAGAGTTGTTCTACTCTAACAATCGCTACGTCATTTCGTTTGTCTGCCTCTTGTTTTTCCAATAATTCGTAGTAGATTTTACCTGAACAAAGGATAACACGTTTTACAGATTTCGCTGTTACATTCGGATCGTCAATTATTTCCTGAAAAGCTTTCTCCGTAAAATCTTCTAATGTTGACACCGCTTTCGGATGACGAAGCAGACTTTTAGGGGTAGCTTCTACCAATGGTTTGCGGAAGTCTCTGTGCAACTGACGACGCAACAGATGGAAGTAGTTGGCAGGAGTTGTACAGTTAGCCACGATGATATTGTTATTGGCACACAGCTCCAGGTAACGCTCTATACGTGCTGAAGAGTGTTCAGGGCCCTGTCCTTCATAACCGTGAGGCAATAACATAATAAGACCGTTAGAGCGTCTCCATTTTGTCTCTGCACTGGAAATATACTGGTCAAAGATAATCTGAGCACCATTTGCAAAGTCACCAAACTGTGCTTCCCAGATAGTCAGTGAATGTGGGTTGACGGAAGCATACCCGTACTCAAAACCTAAGACGCCATATTCTGAAAGGTGCGAATTGTAGATGTTGAATTTATCTCCGCCTTCAATATTGGCCAAAGGCACATATTTTTCTTCTGAATCTTCCAGTGTCACTACCGCATGACGGTGTGAGAATGTACCACGTTGTACGTCCTGACCCGAAATACGAACACGGTTTCCTTCATTAAGAAGAGTTGCATAGGCCATCAGTTCGCCCATTGCCCAATCATAATTGTTGTTTTCAATCATTTTCAGACGATCTTCAAACACTTTAGTGATCTTGCGGAAGAATTTTTTATCCGATGGAAGTGTACTGATTTGTTTGGCTAGCTCCAGGAATTTCTTCTTGTCTACTTTTGTATTTGCAACTTTGAAGATGTCATTGGCTTTTGCCTGACGAAGTCCTTTCCATGCTCCTGAGAACATTGGTGTTTCGTCATTTAATTTTTGAGATCCCTTAGCTTCATCCAGACGACTCTGTAACAGGCTGCGGAATTCTTTTTCCATTTCTTTTGCCAGATTGGCGTCAACACTGCCCTGATCTAATAATTTTTGCGCATAGATTTCACGCGGATTAGCGTGTTTTTCTATTGCTTTGTAAAGCAGGGGTTGTGTAAATTTAGGCTCATCAGCTTCGTTGTGACCGAATCTTCTGTAGCACAACAGATCTATAAATACATCTGTTTTATATTTTTGGCGATACTCTACTGCCAGGTTGATAGCGTATACTAATGCTTCTACATCATCTCCGTTCACATGGAAAACAGGAGATAAGGTTACTTTAGCAATATCTGTACAGTATGTCGATGAACGTGCATCTTTAAAGTTGGTGGTAAAACCTACCTGATTGTTAATGACAATATGAATCGTTCCTCCGGTTTTGTAACCATCCAGTTTAGACATCTGGATGACTTCGTATACGATACCTTGTCCCGCTACAGCTGCATCTCCATGAATCATAATCGGAGCGATCTTAGATGAATCACCTTCATATTTCATGTCGATCTTAGAGCGTACCATACCTTCGATGATCGCATCTACTGTTTCTAAGTGAGAAGGATTAGGAGCAAGACTTAAGTGTACAGATTTACCATCATCAGTTTTTACATCTGAGGAGAATCCCAGGTGATATTTTACGTCACCTCCGAAGTGGATTTCAGGATCTTCTTCCAGCATCTTACCTTCGAATTCAGAGAAGATCGTTTTGTACGATTTACCCATGATATTGGCAAGTACATTCAGACGGCCACGGTGAGCCATACCCAATACAAATTCCTGTATTCCGATTTCAGAACCTTTTTCAATAATAGAATCCAGTGCCGGGATCAGACTTTCTGCTCCTTCAAGAGAAAAGCGTTTCTGACCCAAGAATTTGGTGCCCAGAAAGTTTTCAAAAATTACAGCTTCATTTAACTTTTTCAGGATACGTTTCTTCTTATCCAATGAGAAGTTTGGTGTGCTGCGTTCCACTTCCATTTTGTCCTGAAGAAATTTGATTTTCTCCGGGTTACGGATATAACGAAATTCCGCACCGATAGAGCGACAGTAGGTGTCTTCGATCAGTTGGCGGATATCTCTGAGTTTGGCAGGTCCTAAACCTACTTCAACACCGGCATTGAATACGGTATCCATATCAGCCTCTGAGAGACCGAATGTTTCTAATTCTTTACCTGGAAAATATTTACGACGTTCACGGACAGGGTTAGTTTCGGTAAACAGGTGGCCACGATCTCTGTATCCGTTGATCATGTTCAATACATTGATTTCTTTTAAGAAATGTTCTGGTGCAGCACCTGCTTCTCCTGAGATAGCACCTTTTTCTTCTGTCAATCCAAAATCAAATCCTTCAAAAAACTTTTGCCACCCGAAATCAACAGATTGCGGATCTTGTTTATAAGCTTGGTACAGACCGTCAATATAGCTTGAATCGGCGTTGCTCAAATATGTTAAATTGTCCATTTAGAAACGTAAAAGTATTATTTCGCCAAAGTTAGGAATTATAAAAGAGTTTTGGCTAATCATTTGTCAGAAAATAGTATGTTTTTAAAGTTCATAATGAGAGTATTGACCTTTTCAACGCATGTTTTGGAAAAACCGTATTGCTCAGGTCAAATACTTTTCAAATATGTCGGTTTTAGCTTTTAGAGCTGTTTGGTTATTTATTTAAGCCACAATATTTTGATCGAAGAATGGTATTTCCAACCCGTTCGGATAACTATTCTTCATTTGTACTTCCCAGGATGCCGGAGTATTGTTTTTAATACTTGTTCCCACGCCTGCATAATGCGCCCAATATCCGTATGTAGTAGCAGGAGCATAGTCTATCAGCATATCTTCAAAATAGGAAGCGCCTTTTCTCCAGTCTCCCTGATATTCCTGAACAAAAAACAGGCTTACTATTTTTTTAAGGTCTGAGGGCAGATTTCCAGTTTGAGACAGGAATTGCATAGCCTTATCGATAAATTCATAGCCTGTCTGTCCGGATTGCCACTTTTTCAGATCTTCCGGATTGGTATCGGCATTTGAATATTCGTTCTTGCCTGTCCCGTTTTTCTTAAAGAACACATTTGGGTATTTTTTAAGCATAAAACGGAAATAATCTCTCCATAGCAGCTGTGCAGTTAATTTTTCTGTCCTTTTTTTATTCAGAACAAGTTTGGCCTCTTTTATTTTATGATAAAGATAGATTGGTGATAATGCGCCGGCTGCAATGTATGGCGATAGCATCATATAGTCAAGCTGCTCATTGAATTGTCCCGATAATACTTCTTCAACTTTCTTAAGGGCTTCATCTTCACCACCGCGCAGATGAATAGGGTTATTATTTGCAGCTTGTATTTCCTCGTCCGTATACCCAAGCTCTTCCAGCGTCGGTATAGTTGTTTTCTCCAGATGAGGATGTGTGACCATCAATTCCGGAGTAGGGAAGGGTTGTCTTACGGTGCTTTCTCTTTCTATTTTCTTTTTGAATACCATGAAATCATTCGGGATATCACGGATAGGAAAAGGAAGGTCTTCTTTGTGGTATAAGGTATGTCCGATAAAATGTTTTAGATTGATTTTAAGTTTCCAGAGTGCAGTTTCTACGTTTTCAGAAATTATAGTTTCGCGTGATGCGACCTCTCTATGGTGAAAAACTTCATTGACTTCATATTTGGCAGCGAGTCTGGGGATGATTTCTTCAGGATAGCCGACAAAGCTCATTAAATCACAACCCATCGCAGCAAATTTTTCCTTCAACTCTCTTACAGAATCCAGAATAAAGCGTGCTCTGTGAACCCCTGTCTTCCGATGACCACTTGATTTTTTGGAAAAATAACGGGGATCAAAGCAATAAACAGGAATAATAATAGGACTTTTACTGACTGTTTCAAAAAGAATCTCATTGTCATGAAAACGAAGGTCGTTTCTAAACCAAATAAGAGTCACTTTACTTTCCATAAAACTTTTCTTAAACGCATCAACTGTTATGTTGAATCTTTCTAAATAACTACAAATATACGTTATTTATTAGGTTATATAGGTTAGTTTTAGTTCAATTATGCTATAATTGACAATATTCGGACATTTTTTGAACGGGTAGTTTTTAAAGAAGTTTTGTAACATTTAAAGTTTTCCTAAACATAAATAGCCTACGGATGTTCCTTCTTTAACAAAAACTGATTGAGGAACATTCTACTAAACAAATTCAAATCGGAATGAAAGAAGTGCTGATATGCGGATTGAACAATTATCTGGGAAAGAGAGCTGCTGCACATCTTGCTAATCAAGAGCTGCATGTGACAGCCATAACCCGTAATACGGAACTCTTTTATTCCAGAACTTCTGAACCGGTGACGGCGCAGTTGTATCCTGTAGACCTGATACGCAGAACAGGAGATTACGATCATTTTCAGATCAGGCATCTGGATGCTGCAATTTATTTCGCTCAGGTACCTACCCTTAATGATCCCGTTCATATCAAGCTGGAAATGGTAGCTTTGCGTAATTTTATCGAACTGGTAAGAAGACAGAGCTGCTGGCGTATTACCTATGTCGCACGTCTGATGGACAAAAAACATCTTCGTCCTATAATAGATCTGTTCAATGCACAACAGATACAATATACCATTGTATTGAATAACTGTGCGGTAGGATTGGGTTCTATGCTGGATAATATATTCAAAGTTCTGGAGCAGCAAAAAATAGTGGCTTATGTTGGCCGGATTGCTAAAATCCGTTTTCAGCCCATTGCAGCTTTAGATGTGATCCGTTGGTTACAAAAAATGCTGAAAATGGATGTATTTACAGATAAGGTAATCGAACTGGGAGGGCCTTCTGTTGTGAGCTTCCGTGACTTTTTTAATCTTTATGCCCGTTTTAGTCCGGATCAGGCTCCTCCCCGAACTCTTATCCTTCCCAAGCCCCTGGTCAAAGCGATATTTACAAAATTATATGACATTAACGGTGAAGATTTTGAGGAATTCAGACAGGTTATCCGTTATGAAGATATTGTTGATAATCAGCAATGGCAGCAATTGATGCCCATGGAACTCACTCCACTGGAACAGGCGATTGAACAGGATTGTTAATCTGTTACTGTTATTTTGATAATTCTGTCAAAATAAGCCTTTACTTGGTATATTCTGTTATTTTTGTAATCTTCAAGATACGACAGTTATGGGATATAAAAGTTTAGCTGAATGCGTGCTGGATCTGGAAAGACATGGCCACCTGATACGAATAAAAGAAGAAGTTGATCCTTATCTGGAGATGGCAGCTATACACATGCGTGTGTTTGACAAGGAAGGGCCGGCTTTATTTTTTGAACGTATTAAGGGTTCTGAATTTCCTGCTGTTTCCAATCTTTTCGGTACGCTGGAGCGTTCAAAATTTATGTTTCGGGATTCTTTGGATCATCTGAAAAAACTTGTGGATGTCAAAATGAATCCTGCTGCTGTACTTAAAAATCCTTTTCAATATGTAGGATCTTCCATGACCGCTCTGGGCGCTCTGCCCTGGAAACGAAAGAGCGGAGCTCCGATTCTGTATGGTAAAACGCAGATCAGCAAACTGCCGCAAATTGTAAACTGGCCAATGGATGGAGGCGCATTCGTCACGATGCCTCAGGTATATACAGAAGATGTAAGCAAACCCGGTATTATGAATGCTAATCTGGGCATGTATCGCATACAATTATCCGGTAATGAGTATGTACCGGACCGGGAGATTGGATTGCATTATCAGTTGCACAGAGGAATAGGGGTACATCAGACTAAGGCAAATGAACTTGGGATACCTTTGAAAGTGAGTATTTTTGTTGGCGGACCTCCGTCTCACCCGTTATCTGCTGTCATGCCGCTACCCGAAGGCTTGTCTGAAATGATCTTTGCAGGTGCCCTGGGTAACAGAAGATTTAGATACTTCTATGATGAGGAAGGTTTTTGTATTTCTGCAGATGCAGACTTTGTGATCACCGGAACTGTATATCCTAATGAAAATAAACCGGAAGGTCCGTTTGGGGATCACATCGGTTATTATAGTCTTACACACCCTTTTCCGTTGATGCGGGTACACAATGTATACCACAAGAAAGATCCGATATGGTCGTTTACTGTGGTAGGGCGACCTCCTCAGGAAGATACAAGTTTCGGAGCTTTAATACATGAAATCACAGGTTCTGCAATTCCGCAGGAAATCAATGGATTACATGCGGTGAATGCGGTTGATCCGGCAGGGGTGCATCCTTTGTTGTTCGCCATTGGTTCAGAACGGTATACTCCTTACCAACAAGTGGATCGTCCCCAGGAAATCCTTACTATTGCTAATCAGATCCTGGGAAAGAATCAATTGAGTCTTGCTAAATATCTTTTTATTTCTGCTTATGAAGATAATCCTAAACTGGATATCCATAATATCCCGCAGTTTTTCAGACATATATTAGAGCGTATAGATCTGACACGTGATATTCATTTTCACACAAATACGACAATTGATACCCTGGATTATTCCGGAGAAGGACTGAATGCCGGATCTAAAGTAGTATTTGCTGCTGCAGGAACACAGAAAAGAACGCTGGCAACGGAGCTCCCGGCCGGATTTGAGCTGGCAAGACCTTTTCAACATGCACGTATGGCGATACCGGGAGTACTGATGGTCGAAGGAAGTGTATTTACGAATTATGAACAGGAACAGTCCGTTATTGAAGAATGGTGTAAGCAGGTGGCTCATCTGGACTGGACTGGAATACCAATGATCGTATTGACAGATGATGCCGGCTTTGCAGCAGAGACCGTCAATAACTTTGTATGGGTGACTTTCACAAGGAGTAATCCTGCCTATGATATTTACGGTATCCGGAGTTTTACCAGATTTAAACATTGGGGATGTGAAGGTCCGTTTATTATTGATGCACGCAGTAAACCTCATCATGCTCCTGCACTGATCAAAGATGAAGCAGTAGAACGCAGAGTTGATGCATTGGGTGAAAAGGGAGGGTCGCTGTACGGAATTATTTAGATTAGGGATATCAGGAAATTTATATTTATAGAACTGTGAAACGAGTACTGTTAATCGATGATGAGCATAAACTACGGACCCTTCTTGCCCGCATTATAGGTCTTGAAGGTGAGGGCTACGAGGTGACGGAAGCGGATAGTCTCAAGGCAGCAATCAGGCAATTGAATAAAGCAGATTATGATGTGGTGCTTTGTGATGTCAAATTGCCGGATGGGGATGGCGTAAGTTTTATTCCACAAATCAAAACCCTGCAGCCTTTGGCAGAGGTCATTCTGCTAACGGCCTATGGTAATATTCCGGATGGAGTGAAAGCTATCAAAAACGGTGCATTTGATTATATTACCAAAGGGGATGATAATCACCGGATCATTCCGTTGCTGAATAAAGCATATGATAAGGCTTCTCTGGCAAAACGTGTCCATCAACTAGAGCTTAAGATTGAGAAAAAATATTCTTTTGAAAGTATTATCGGCAAGTCAAAAGCTGTTTTACAGGCTGTGGCTTTAGGAAAGAAAGTCGCTCCTATGGACACAACGGTTTTACTGCTGGGAGAGACCGGTACGGGAAAGGAAGTCTTTGCACAGGCCATCCATTATGAAAGCAACCGGAAGAGCAAGCCTTTTGTGGCTATTAACTGTTCTGCATTCGGAAGAGAAATTCTGGAAAGTGAGCTGTTTGGTCACAGAGAAGGAGCCTTTACCGGAGCCAGTAAAGATAAAAAGGGTCTATTTGAAGAAGCAAATACCGGTACTATATTTCTGGACGAAATAGGAGAGATGTCAATAGATTTACAGGCTAAGTTATTGCGTGTGCTGGAGTCTGGTGAATTTCTTAAAGTCGGGGACACGAAAGCTACACGTGTGGATGTACGCATATTAGCTGCTACTAACCGTAATCTGGAAGAAGAGATAGCAAAAGAACATTTCCGAAGTGATCTTTACTATCGGTTATCCGTATTTACGATCACATTGCCTCCTTTGAGGGAGCGACAAGAGGATGTTGAATTACTGGCGCAATATTACATGCAGATATATGCCCTTAAAGCAAATCTTAGTTCAGTGACATGTACATCAGATTACTTAAATGCGCTTAAAAACTATTCCTGGAAAGGGAATATCAGAGAATTGAAAAATATTATCGAACGGAGTGTGATCGTATCCGATGGAAATGTACTGGATATGACATGTCTGCCAGATGAATTTAATAGAATAGACAGACAATCGCTGTATCAATCACCTTTCTCTATGGCATTGGCGGAGCAGGCACATATCCAAAAGGTATTGCTCCATACACAGGGAAATAAAGCTGAAGCTGCCCGTTTAATGGGAATTGGTATTGCCACGCTCTACCGTAAAATAGAGGAATATAAGATTAGTATATAAATGAAAACAACGGATCTGTTCCGGAATATAGTATACTATTTATGAAATATCTTTTGGGGTATCAAATACTGACAGATTTACTAAGACAATAACAGAAGATCAGCATACTTCCTGTACAGGAATAAATAAATTAACCCTTCCATTTTAATAATGAGCCTATCAAAATGATAGGCTTTTTTATGTTTAAAATTTCGAAAAAATTATATTTTTAATTGATTTTCAGGCGGTTATATTTTTTTATAATTCAAATGGTCTTTCTTTTGGCATAAGGGATTCCAAATCAGATAATATAAATTTTATACCGATGAAAATTATTCACAAATCAGATCTGCTTCCCCTTATTTCGGCCGAGATCCCGGAAGTCAGTGAGGAAGTTAACAGGCTTAGTTCAAGGGAGAATATCGCAGGTGCT
The Sphingobacterium spiritivorum genome window above contains:
- the odhB gene encoding 2-oxoglutarate dehydrogenase complex dihydrolipoyllysine-residue succinyltransferase gives rise to the protein MSLEIKVPAVGESITEVTLAQWLKQDGDYVEMDENIAELESDKATFELPAEKAGILKIIAQEGDTLEIGAVVCTIEEGSAPAGGGAAPKAEETKAAAQPAASTPAPAAADDEDQNSYAAGTASPAAAKILREKGIDPAAVKGTGKDGRITKEDAEKAQAGAKPAAAQPATSAPTATPAPAVAGARNERREKMTSLRKTIAKRLVAVKNETAMLTTFNEVNMQPIMDLRAKYKDTFKEKHGVGLGFMSFFTKAVTTALKEWPAVNARIEENELVYSDFADISIAVSAPKGLVVPIIRNAESLSLHEIEKKIGELAGKARDNKLTIEEMTGGTFTITNGGVFGSMMSTPIINAPQSAILGMHNIIQRPVAENGQVVIRPMMYIALSYDHRIIDGRESVSFLVRVKQLLEDPARLLLEV
- a CDS encoding 2-oxoglutarate dehydrogenase E1 component; this translates as MDNLTYLSNADSSYIDGLYQAYKQDPQSVDFGWQKFFEGFDFGLTEEKGAISGEAGAAPEHFLKEINVLNMINGYRDRGHLFTETNPVRERRKYFPGKELETFGLSEADMDTVFNAGVEVGLGPAKLRDIRQLIEDTYCRSIGAEFRYIRNPEKIKFLQDKMEVERSTPNFSLDKKKRILKKLNEAVIFENFLGTKFLGQKRFSLEGAESLIPALDSIIEKGSEIGIQEFVLGMAHRGRLNVLANIMGKSYKTIFSEFEGKMLEEDPEIHFGGDVKYHLGFSSDVKTDDGKSVHLSLAPNPSHLETVDAIIEGMVRSKIDMKYEGDSSKIAPIMIHGDAAVAGQGIVYEVIQMSKLDGYKTGGTIHIVINNQVGFTTNFKDARSSTYCTDIAKVTLSPVFHVNGDDVEALVYAINLAVEYRQKYKTDVFIDLLCYRRFGHNEADEPKFTQPLLYKAIEKHANPREIYAQKLLDQGSVDANLAKEMEKEFRSLLQSRLDEAKGSQKLNDETPMFSGAWKGLRQAKANDIFKVANTKVDKKKFLELAKQISTLPSDKKFFRKITKVFEDRLKMIENNNYDWAMGELMAYATLLNEGNRVRISGQDVQRGTFSHRHAVVTLEDSEEKYVPLANIEGGDKFNIYNSHLSEYGVLGFEYGYASVNPHSLTIWEAQFGDFANGAQIIFDQYISSAETKWRRSNGLIMLLPHGYEGQGPEHSSARIERYLELCANNNIIVANCTTPANYFHLLRRQLHRDFRKPLVEATPKSLLRHPKAVSTLEDFTEKAFQEIIDDPNVTAKSVKRVILCSGKIYYELLEKQEADKRNDVAIVRVEQLFPVAFDQIAALRKKYAKAEFIWVQEENENMGAWPFYLRKFNGSDLNLTVIAREESGSTATGYMKQHAAQQASIINKAFELKK
- a CDS encoding deoxyribodipyrimidine photo-lyase — translated: MESKVTLIWFRNDLRFHDNEILFETVSKSPIIIPVYCFDPRYFSKKSSGHRKTGVHRARFILDSVRELKEKFAAMGCDLMSFVGYPEEIIPRLAAKYEVNEVFHHREVASRETIISENVETALWKLKINLKHFIGHTLYHKEDLPFPIRDIPNDFMVFKKKIERESTVRQPFPTPELMVTHPHLEKTTIPTLEELGYTDEEIQAANNNPIHLRGGEDEALKKVEEVLSGQFNEQLDYMMLSPYIAAGALSPIYLYHKIKEAKLVLNKKRTEKLTAQLLWRDYFRFMLKKYPNVFFKKNGTGKNEYSNADTNPEDLKKWQSGQTGYEFIDKAMQFLSQTGNLPSDLKKIVSLFFVQEYQGDWRKGASYFEDMLIDYAPATTYGYWAHYAGVGTSIKNNTPASWEVQMKNSYPNGLEIPFFDQNIVA
- a CDS encoding UbiD family decarboxylase, giving the protein MGYKSLAECVLDLERHGHLIRIKEEVDPYLEMAAIHMRVFDKEGPALFFERIKGSEFPAVSNLFGTLERSKFMFRDSLDHLKKLVDVKMNPAAVLKNPFQYVGSSMTALGALPWKRKSGAPILYGKTQISKLPQIVNWPMDGGAFVTMPQVYTEDVSKPGIMNANLGMYRIQLSGNEYVPDREIGLHYQLHRGIGVHQTKANELGIPLKVSIFVGGPPSHPLSAVMPLPEGLSEMIFAGALGNRRFRYFYDEEGFCISADADFVITGTVYPNENKPEGPFGDHIGYYSLTHPFPLMRVHNVYHKKDPIWSFTVVGRPPQEDTSFGALIHEITGSAIPQEINGLHAVNAVDPAGVHPLLFAIGSERYTPYQQVDRPQEILTIANQILGKNQLSLAKYLFISAYEDNPKLDIHNIPQFFRHILERIDLTRDIHFHTNTTIDTLDYSGEGLNAGSKVVFAAAGTQKRTLATELPAGFELARPFQHARMAIPGVLMVEGSVFTNYEQEQSVIEEWCKQVAHLDWTGIPMIVLTDDAGFAAETVNNFVWVTFTRSNPAYDIYGIRSFTRFKHWGCEGPFIIDARSKPHHAPALIKDEAVERRVDALGEKGGSLYGII
- a CDS encoding sigma-54-dependent transcriptional regulator, whose protein sequence is MKRVLLIDDEHKLRTLLARIIGLEGEGYEVTEADSLKAAIRQLNKADYDVVLCDVKLPDGDGVSFIPQIKTLQPLAEVILLTAYGNIPDGVKAIKNGAFDYITKGDDNHRIIPLLNKAYDKASLAKRVHQLELKIEKKYSFESIIGKSKAVLQAVALGKKVAPMDTTVLLLGETGTGKEVFAQAIHYESNRKSKPFVAINCSAFGREILESELFGHREGAFTGASKDKKGLFEEANTGTIFLDEIGEMSIDLQAKLLRVLESGEFLKVGDTKATRVDVRILAATNRNLEEEIAKEHFRSDLYYRLSVFTITLPPLRERQEDVELLAQYYMQIYALKANLSSVTCTSDYLNALKNYSWKGNIRELKNIIERSVIVSDGNVLDMTCLPDEFNRIDRQSLYQSPFSMALAEQAHIQKVLLHTQGNKAEAARLMGIGIATLYRKIEEYKISI